The Thermodesulfobacteriota bacterium genome includes a window with the following:
- a CDS encoding DUF1152 domain-containing protein, with the protein MSKTRTLEAILKSSRRAILLGIGGGGDIVGTIPTAKLLENFGVGHVMGGLSWERSVIDPVPGPRKFNETRNARKINDTVWYSNHKTTTSTGVKFAESRISEIYGKETLLVDVNYGVKEVVNGLLDAAEKLDADLIVGIDVGGDAIAFGNEPGIMSPLADAIMTASLSELEKRIDTIMGVFGFGCDGELTMPELEKSIRKIAKEGGLLGSWGITHETLKELEKVVEIVPTEASRLPVEAAKGIFDRTTIRSGRRSVSLSIISTITFYLTPSVVFEKISKPARTVSECRSLAEANEALHKLGLKTELDYELERLCYGSGPIL; encoded by the coding sequence TTGAGCAAAACTAGAACATTAGAGGCAATTCTTAAGAGCTCTAGAAGGGCTATACTTCTAGGTATCGGTGGTGGTGGAGACATTGTTGGTACGATTCCTACTGCAAAATTACTGGAAAACTTCGGAGTTGGACATGTTATGGGCGGCCTTTCCTGGGAAAGATCTGTAATAGATCCTGTTCCCGGCCCTAGGAAATTCAATGAAACTAGGAATGCCAGGAAGATAAACGATACAGTTTGGTATTCAAACCATAAAACAACTACAAGCACTGGCGTGAAATTCGCCGAGTCCAGGATATCGGAAATTTACGGTAAGGAAACATTGTTAGTTGATGTTAACTATGGCGTGAAAGAAGTTGTTAATGGACTATTAGATGCTGCTGAAAAGCTAGATGCAGATTTGATAGTTGGGATTGACGTTGGTGGTGACGCCATTGCATTTGGAAATGAGCCAGGGATTATGAGCCCACTCGCGGATGCAATAATGACCGCCTCACTTTCAGAACTAGAAAAAAGAATAGATACCATCATGGGAGTTTTTGGATTTGGCTGCGACGGTGAACTCACCATGCCTGAACTAGAAAAATCTATTAGAAAAATAGCGAAGGAGGGAGGTCTTCTCGGAAGCTGGGGTATCACACATGAAACACTGAAAGAACTCGAGAAGGTAGTTGAAATTGTGCCTACCGAAGCTAGCCGTCTGCCTGTAGAAGCTGCAAAGGGAATATTTGATAGAACTACCATCAGAAGCGGCAGGCGAAGTGTATCCCTATCCATTATTTCCACCATCACCTTCTATTTAACTCCTAGTGTTGTCTTTGAGAAAATATCGAAACCGGCCAGGACCGTCTCTGAATGTAGAAGCCTTGCTGAAGCAAACGAGGCTCTTCACAAATTAGGCCTTAAAACCGAACTCGACTACGAGTTGGAGAGATTATGTTATGGGTCAGGTCCTATATTATGA
- a CDS encoding DUF3147 family protein, with translation MLYYIVKVLITAILVVAISEVSKRSSLLGGILASLPMISILAFIWLYIDTKSVEKISELSTSIFWLVIPSLSLFIALPLLLKSKVNFYASLIISCAIMASLYFTMISVLKRLNINF, from the coding sequence ATGCTTTATTACATCGTTAAAGTTCTTATCACAGCAATTTTGGTTGTTGCGATCTCTGAGGTATCGAAGCGTAGTTCGCTTCTCGGTGGAATTCTTGCTTCGCTCCCTATGATTTCTATCCTCGCCTTCATTTGGCTTTATATCGATACGAAAAGTGTGGAAAAGATATCCGAACTCTCGACCAGTATTTTTTGGCTGGTAATCCCTTCTTTGTCACTTTTTATAGCACTGCCGCTTCTACTTAAATCCAAAGTTAACTTTTATGCAAGCCTCATAATTTCGTGTGCAATTATGGCTTCACTATATTTCACAATGATTTCCGTCTTAAAAAGATTAAATATAAACTTTTGA
- a CDS encoding ADP-ribosylglycohydrolase family protein: MLGAIAGDIIGSVFESRPIKTTDFPLFSPRSRFTDDTVLTVAVAHSIINHVDYSTSLKTFGRKYPDAGYGMSFYDWIFSHESRPYNSWGNGSAMRVSPIGFACNTVDEVLREAKRSAEITHNHPEGVKGAQATALAVFLAKEGRDKGEIRQEVSNRLGYDLNRSLDEIRPHYSFDVSCQGSVPESIIAFLESEDFEDAIRNGISLGGDSDTIACIAGGIAHAFYKYIPEEIVSKVRERLPDEFLSILDRFNSKYHLKR; the protein is encoded by the coding sequence TTGTTAGGAGCAATAGCAGGCGATATAATCGGTTCTGTCTTTGAGAGTAGACCTATAAAGACCACCGATTTCCCCCTTTTTTCGCCTCGCTCAAGATTTACAGACGATACGGTATTAACGGTAGCAGTCGCTCATTCTATCATAAATCACGTAGATTATTCTACATCATTAAAAACCTTCGGAAGGAAATACCCTGATGCTGGTTATGGCATGAGCTTTTACGACTGGATATTCTCTCATGAGAGTAGACCTTACAATAGCTGGGGGAATGGCTCCGCCATGAGGGTAAGCCCCATAGGATTTGCCTGTAACACTGTTGATGAAGTATTGAGAGAAGCTAAGAGGAGTGCCGAAATTACGCATAATCATCCCGAAGGTGTGAAAGGTGCTCAGGCTACGGCACTTGCCGTATTCCTTGCAAAAGAAGGACGGGATAAGGGAGAGATTAGACAAGAAGTCAGCAACAGGCTTGGTTATGACTTGAACCGCAGTTTAGACGAAATCAGACCCCATTATAGTTTCGACGTTTCATGTCAGGGGTCTGTCCCGGAATCGATTATAGCTTTTTTAGAGTCTGAAGATTTTGAAGACGCAATTAGGAACGGTATTTCACTGGGAGGTGATAGCGACACGATAGCTTGCATAGCCGGAGGTATTGCTCATGCATTTTACAAGTATATTCCGGAAGAGATAGTCTCAAAGGTAAGAGAAAGATTGCCCGATGAGTTTTTATCGATCCTAGACAGATTTAATTCAAAATATCATCTAAAAAGATGA
- a CDS encoding PPOX class F420-dependent oxidoreductase: MQEMTKNEYREFMLIGTKTLKIATVKKDGSPHVVPIWFDLHNGNIVFTTGGDSVKAKNMRRDPRVGLTVDDQTPPYAFVQIEGIATFSEDLKEMLYWATRIGGRYMGDDQAEAFGKRNAVPGELLVRVKPSKIIAYKDVAAW; this comes from the coding sequence ATGCAAGAAATGACCAAAAATGAATACAGAGAATTTATGTTAATAGGAACGAAAACTCTGAAGATTGCGACCGTAAAGAAGGATGGTAGTCCGCATGTAGTTCCCATCTGGTTTGATCTTCATAATGGGAATATAGTTTTTACAACTGGTGGAGATTCAGTTAAAGCGAAGAATATGAGGCGTGATCCAAGGGTAGGTTTAACCGTTGATGATCAAACCCCACCATATGCCTTTGTTCAAATTGAGGGAATAGCTACCTTTTCAGAAGACCTGAAAGAAATGTTGTACTGGGCTACTCGTATTGGCGGGAGATACATGGGTGACGATCAAGCCGAGGCCTTTGGTAAACGAAACGCTGTTCCTGGTGAGTTACTGGTCAGGGTTAAGCCAAGTAAAATCATTGCCTACAAAGATGTAGCTGCCTGGTAG
- a CDS encoding RNA-binding protein, with translation MNIYVGNLSYEVTEADLRSAFEEFGQVTSTSIIKDKYTGESKGFGFVEMPSLQEAQAAISALNGKELKGRAINVNEARPRTEKRVGDRGGRGGFGKGGGGRGGFGKGGGGGGRGGGRRY, from the coding sequence ATGAATATTTATGTAGGAAATTTATCATATGAGGTCACTGAAGCGGACTTACGGTCCGCTTTCGAAGAATTTGGGCAGGTCACGTCAACCTCTATCATAAAAGATAAGTATACTGGAGAATCAAAAGGATTTGGATTCGTCGAGATGCCATCTTTGCAGGAGGCTCAAGCTGCTATCAGTGCCCTAAATGGGAAAGAGTTAAAAGGAAGAGCAATTAATGTAAATGAAGCCCGTCCACGCACAGAAAAACGTGTTGGTGACCGAGGAGGCAGAGGAGGCTTTGGCAAGGGAGGAGGAGGCAGAGGAGGCTTTGGCAAGGGAGGAGGAGGAGGAGGCAGAGGAGGCGGCCGTCGATATTAA